The following is a genomic window from Bacteroidales bacterium.
ACAGGCAGTCAGACAGACACAGTTGATGTCGGAGTATATATTGCAGCCTCTCCTTCGCTTGCGGGTGATATGGCTTATTTTGGCGATTATGAGGGAACAGTATTCGGGCTTAATATCCGTACTAGAAAGATTGTATGGGAAATCCCCGGTACTGCAGAGTCCGGTTCTGTTTTAGCTGTTCCTGCTGTCGGAAATAATTTTGTTGTAATAGGCAATGAGGATAAATATCTTTACTGTTACAATGCTTTAACAGGTAAATTAATCTGGAAATACCGAACAAACGGGCGTATTGTGGGTTCTGCAGTTGTGACAAAAACAAAAGTTCTTTTTACGAGTATGGATGGAACTGTAAATATTCTTGGATTGACTGACGGAAAGAAGCTATGGAGTTTTAATTCAGGTACATCCATTGCCAGCTCGCCTGCAGTAATTAAGGGTAAGTTTTATATCCTTACTGAAGACGGAAGATTATTGGCATTTGGTGAAAAGTAAAATTTTTACTCTGTGTAACTCTGTGCCTCCTCTGTGTAACTCTGTGTCAGTTCTTAAAACTTTTATTACACAGAGGAAATCCTGAGGAGACACAGAGAACCACAGAGAAGAAATAATTAATCTATGAAAATAGTTTATTTGATTACAGGTTCGGGAGGCTCATTTTATTGCGGGAATTGTTACCGCGATATGATATATCTCCGGGCAATCAGAAAGGTGCCAGGGATTCAGGCCTCAGCTATTCCTTTATATCTTCCGCCTGAAGATGATGTAGTTGAATCAGGCATGGACAAGAATGTCTTTTTCGGTGCTATCTCAATGTACCTCAGGGAAAAAGTACCATTCCTGAAGAATATGCCTGTTTTCTTTGATAAAATAGTTGATTCCGGTCCGATGTTACGCATGGCGGCCAAACGTGCCGGCACCACAAGTTCTGAAGGTCTGGAGGATATGACCCTGAATATGATTAAAGGTGAAAATGCCTTTCCAGAAAAAGAGCTTCAGCGACTTGTTGACTATCTCTGCAGGGATGGTAAACCTGATGTCATTCATCTTTCAAATGCATTAATAATTGGCCTTGCCAGACAGCTAAAAAGAAAAATCGATGTTAAAATTGTCTGTTCACTTCTTAATGAGGATGACTGGACAATTGAGATGGCTGAACCATATCAGTCAAAAGCATGGAGCCTGATCGCAAGAGAAGCGCCAAATGTGGATGCTTTCCTGACTCCAAGCGAGTATTACAAGAAGTTCTTTATCTCAAAAACAGGAATAGAAGATCGCCGTTTTTATGTTGTTCCGCTTGGACTGGATCCTGATCATGATATCCTGAGTGTTGTGAAAAAGGATAACTGGCCTGCAATCGGATACTTCTGCAGAATAAACGCCCATAATGGTTTTGATAAACTGGTGGATGCATTTATTAAACTGAAGTTGCAGGATACACTACCAGGACTTACACTTCATGTCTCGGGTGGTTATACAGGGGTTGACAAATCCTTTATTGCTGAACAGATCAGAAAAGTTAAGGAAGCAGGACTTAAAAGTTTTATCAGGATCTATCCTGAATTTCATGGAAACAGTAAGCAACAGTTCTTCAGTAACATCGACATAATGAGTGTGCCTGTGCGTAAATATGACGGATATGGTTTGTATCTGCTTGAGGCAAATGCAGCGGGAGTACCGGTTGTTCAGCCCGCTACAGGGGCATTTCCCGAGATTGTTGCTAAAACCGGCGGAGGGATCACCTACTCCGTTGATGATATTGACGGATTAACAGAGGCACTTAGCAATATGCTTAATGATAAGGTTCTTATGGCGGAACTTGGCGCTAAGGGCAAAGAAAAAGTACTCAAGGAACTTTCTCTTGAAAAAATGTCTGCCAACCTTTCCATTGTTTATAAAGGACTCCAATAATTTTATTAAACTGTTCTTCCTTGGCGCCTTAGTGCCTTGGTGGCAAAAAATGTTCAATATGCTTTCAATTAAAAATATATCAAAATCATTCACACAACGCGGACAGGTTCTTAATGACCTTTCACTCGAAGTGAATGAGGGTGAGTCAATTGCGATAATGGGCCCATCAGGATCGGGAAAGTCAACTCTTCTGAATATTCTGGGCTTACTCGATAAGCCTGATGCAGGGGAAATCCTTTTTAAAGGTTCATCCATAGCCCAATTCACTGATGATGAATCAGCTGCCTACAGGAACAAAAATATTGGATTTGTATTTCAGGATCATCTCCTGCTGCCCCATCTTACAGTTAAGGAAAATATATTTCTTCCCCTGCTGGCCTCAAAATACTCTTCTTCAGAACTGTCAGCCAGAGAAGAAGTTATATTTAAGCTAATGGAGAAAACAGGAATATCTGATCTGAAAGACAAGTATCCTTCGAATATTTCAGGCGGTGAGGCTCAAAGAGTGGCAGTGGTACGATCTCTGGCTAATAATCCCTTAATCCTTCTTGCTGACGAACCAACAGGCTCACTTGACAGCCGTAATGCTGAGAATCTGGGTGATATGCTTCTTAAAATGAACAGGGAAACTGGAATAACTCTGATACTTGCAACACATTCAGAGGAGCTTGCTAAGAAAATGTCAAGAGTATTCAGACTTGAGGATGGTAAACTGCAATAATATGATACCAGGAAACTTCAGGATTCTGATAAGTTCACTTAAGTTCTATCGTAAACCGGCTCTTTACCAGGTGCTCATAATTGCATTGCTGTCTGCAGTTATAACAGGATCTCTTCTTACCGGAAAATCTGTGAGAACCAGCCTGAAAAAATCAGCCTCTGAGCGTCTTGGGAACACGGGATTAGTAATAAGTTCAGGTATCAGGTTTTTTGATAGTCAGCTTGTTGGCAGGATTGATTCAATTGCGGGTATCAGTTGTACAGGTTTGCTTGAGCTAGATGGTTTTAGTCAGAGTATAACCAGTCAGAAAGGTGCATTTAACACCCATATTTATGGAATAGGTAATGACTTTTTTCAGTTTCATGGTAATCCTTCATTTAATCTCAAACAAGGCGAAGCGATAATTAACAGAAGACTTGCCGATCATCTTGAATTAAAGCCAGGTGATGACATAATAATCAGGTATAATGAGTTAAGTGATATTCCTGCAGATGCTCCTTTTGCCCCTGCAGCAGATGAGAGTAAATCAGTAGTTATGAAAATCGGTGCTATACTGGAGCCAGATCAATACGGTAATTTTTCACTGATGATCAGCCAGATTACTCCAATGAACATTTTTATTAATCTTGCTGATCTTCAGATCGTTTCAGATACATCGCCGAAAATTAACAGGTTACTTATTGATAAGAAGGCAGGCATTTCTTCGACAGAAGCATTTGACCTTCTGAAAAAGTCATTAAAGCCATCTGATGCCGGATTAAGAATCAGATCTATTGCAAAAACAGATGAACAGGAGTTGATATCTGACAGAGTTTTTATTGACTTGCCGGTAATTTCCGGAATAAGTAATCTGATTCCAACATCTTCTCCTGTAATAACATATCTTGCCAACAGAATAAAATCAGCTTCAGGCTCTTCACCATATTCCTTTGTATCGGCGATTCCATCTTCAATCTATCCTGAGATTGTTTCCGGCAATGAAATAATTATTAATAACTGGCTTGCAGAAGACCTGAAAGTAAAACCAGGAGAATCAATTCAGCTTTACTGGTATGCCCCCGATTCTCTCAACAAGCTTGTTGAAAAGAATGAAGTGTTTGTTGTCAGTAAGATTGCGAAAAGTGAAGGTATCTGGGCCGATTCGCTTCTGATGCCCGATTTCCCGGGGATTGCCGGAAGTGAGTCCTGCTCATCATGGGATGCAGGCGTACCAATCAAAATGGATGAGATCCGCGACAAGGACGAAGAATACTGGACCCTTTACAAAGGGAGGCCCAAAGCGTTTATCAGTTATGAAAAAGGAAGGGAGATCTGGGGCAGTAATTTTGGACCTGCCACCTCAATACGTATACCGTCAGGTATTACAACAGATGAAATTGAAGCGAAACTGGATGGTGCTCTTGATCCGGCTATCCTTGGATTTTCAGTTGAAGACATTGCAGGAGAATCGGTTAAAGCTGCCGATGAAAGCGTAGATTTCGGAACCCTTTTTCTCAGCCTTGGATTTTTCCTGATTGTTGCTTCAATCGTCCTCTTATCTTTTGCAGTTTCCTACTATTTTGAAACTAAAAGAGGAGCAATAAATACTTATTTTGCTCTTGGCTTCAAAAACAAGTGGATTGAGAGGCTCCTGTTTAATGAATCAACATTAATTGGTGCCTTTGGTTGTTTCATTGGCGCCCTGGCAGGGTATCTCGTAAACATCTTAATTACAGGTGCTTTGAATTCAGTCTGGCAGGGAGCGGTACAAACCAATACGCTGTCGGCATCCTTTGATTTGATGCCAATTCTGATTGGTTTCATCGTTACAATGCTGGTCATGAGCCTGTTTATGTGGTTAAAAACCAGGAATTACCTGAAAAGCCTTAATCGCAGGGAAAAGGATTTGCACAAGTTTGCTTCTCCGGGTCAGAATCTGATTTATCTTATAGTTACTGGTATCTTAACTGTTTCACTGTTTTCTGTTTCCCTGATATTTAGTGACAACAATACTGCTTTTAGTTTTGGAGCAGGGACCCTTCTGCTGGTCACCTTTATTTTGTTTTGGCGGCAGCTTTATATCAGACGAAGTAAAGAAAGTCATACAGGTTTAAGAACCGGAAAAAGTATATCACGTCTCTACTATTCATTTTATCCGTCACATGCTGTTACTCCAATCCTGTTTATTGCTGCCGGCATCTTTGCAGTATTCATAACAGGTGTCAACAGGATGGATTTTGATGAGAAGCTGCTTAAAAGATCAGCAGGTACCGGCGGTTATCTTTTATGGTGCGAGAGTAACATCCCGCTTACGGCGGATCCGTCAACTCAAAAAGGAAGGGTTGACCTTGGGCTTGATGATGATTCCCTCTCAGCCATGACAATTACAACAATTAAAAGATCTTCTGGCAACGATGCAAGCTGTTTAAATCTTAATCATATTACCTCTCCCCCCTTGCTTGGCATTGACCCGGATGAGTTTATTTCAAGGGAATCATTCTCATTTGCGAAGGTAATTAAAGGTAAAAATGTTGTTAATCCATGGACTTATCTTAACCTTAATTCGGGTGCATCAACTATTTATGGTATTGCAGATCAGACAGTTCTTGACTGGGGACTAAAATTAAGTATTGGTGATACACTTATTTTAAGAGCCGAGACCGGACAACGACTGAATATAATAATAGCTGCCGGATTGAAATCCTCAATTTTTCAGGGTTATGTGATTATCAGCAAGGAGAATTTCAGCAAATACTTTCCTTCAGTATCAGGTACATCAATAATGCTTGTAGATGGTGATAAGGCTAGAACTGATCTTTACAAAAGTACCCTTAATGAGAGACTGTCAAACTACGGACTGAATACAGAGCCAACTCCCGAAAGGTTAAAATCTTTTTATGCTGTTACAAATACATATTTAGCAGTATTTGGGGTATTTGGAGCTTTTGGTATGATCACCGGTGTTGCTGGTCTTGGATTTGTACTATTAAGGAACTATAACCGGCGCAAACGGGAATTTGCTCTGATGCTTGCGACAGGCTTCACGGTACAGAAAATCCGCAAAACCATCCTTTCTGAACAGGTATTGATTCTTTCTGCCGGAGTGGTATCAGGAGCATTATCTGCAATTGTAGCCACTCTCCCATCTCTCATGGGTGGTCAGGACATACCCTGGATCTACCTTATGAGTATGATTCTGGTGGTTATGTTAACCGGATTTCTGGCGATCTGGTTTTCCGTTAAACAGGTCACCGGTGCTGAACTTATTTCTTCACTTAAAAAGGAATAGCTAAAACTTAACATTGTATGTAACAGAAATAATGTTGATATCTGACTTTCTCGGTATAAAATCGCGTTGAAAAATATACCCGAGTTCAACCGAATGTTTTTTTGCAATCTTATATTCAAATCCAGCTGAAATTCTTTCCTTTCCTAAAAATCTGTCAGAATTTTCAAACATTGGGCTGAATGATTCAAAGCTCAGGTATGGGTTCACAGGAAACTTTGGAATGTTGTACTCACACTTTAGTCTGATTCTTCCTGTAAAATCAGGCGTTTTATCATCACCTGGTTCAAAGTAGGTCCTGATTTGTGTCTGGAGCCTCAGTCTGACAGACAGAGTAAAATCTGCAATTGGAAGAGTTCCCCTGATATCCGACATAAATTTATGGCGCAGATGAAACAGGTCATCATCTTCTATAGTATTTATAAGTCTGTATGAACCTGCTGCCAGAAAATTTTTATTGAATTTATAGGAAAGGCCACTTTCGATATAGGACTGCTCAATTTTAGCAGCATTGTTGAATGTACGTATCATGGCAGATACATCTGCTTCAAGCTTTTTATTTATGGCAAATTCAGAATTTATTCCATACCATATTCCAAAATCATCATCCTGGCTATAGCCTGATTTACTGATAAATAATAAAAAAAATGACAATAAAATAATCCTACCTCTCACTAAGTTCTTTTTTATGTCCTACCTGTGTGGAAAGATTATCAGTTTTATCTGAAGTTTCAAAATAGATTGTCAGATAGCATACATCCCTTAACAGATCGATTTCACCAATTTCAACACGGTTAATTTTACTAATGCCGGTTCTGAGCTGAAGATCATTTATCAATTCCTGGTGATTTTCAGGTTTGATAAGGTTAATCTTTTCATAAGTAATACTCTTTGCAGAGATATGTTTCATTAACCACTTCTTCTCAAGCCCGTAGGTTATTAATATTATAATCAGGTTAGCAAATAAGATACCCGGAATACTTGTGGCAGTGTCTGAAAGTGAGTTAATTACAGATACTCCTATAATCAGGAACAGGTATGTCATTTCTTTAATTGGCATTGTGGTTGTCCTGTATCGTATAATTCCGAATATTGCGAAAAGTCCCAGTGCAAAACCGACCTGAAGCATAACATTAGCCAGAAGGTAGCAAAGAAGGAAGACAATGCTTGATATAAGTATATAGGTGAACAGGTAGTCTTTCCTTCTAGTAGTTGTGAAGTACAACCATCTTACAATTACAAGAATTACAATGAGGTTTAGGGAAAACCGACCCACAAGTTCAATCAAGTTCGACAGGCTTGATATGTCAGTACCCGCTGATTGTGTGTTTTCAAATGCCACCAGAGCTAATGCTTTCATCTTCAATCTTATTTAGTTTCAGTAATTTAGGTTTAAGTCTGTTTTTACGCAGGGAATCATTTAGTATTGCACTTCCGATACAGTATTTACTGAATCCTGTCGGATGAATACCCATATTCTTCAGGTTATCATTAAACGGAGAGGATGCAGAATGACCCTCCTTTTTCAATTCAGCAATTGCGATATATGGCATTTCAACCCGGTTCCCTGTTTCTATATCTGTAAATGAGAGATCAAAATCAAGGGTGATCCTTTCTATTGTTGCAAAACTGATAAGTGTGGTTCTTGTGAACCGGTTAATAAGAACCGGTTTCAATACAGAAGGATCTACTGAAGAATGTTCTCTTATAAAACTACCGGATATTTCATCAAAGGATTCAGATACACTATTAAAATTCAGCCGGTTCTTAATGGTTCTGTTTTTGTTGGTTTTTGTTTTTACTTCAAGAAATGACTCACCTGTTGATTCATATGTCCTGAAGCGAATCTTGTGTCTTTCAAGATGCCCATTGACATGCTGATAATAAAACAGAAAGTCAGGTGTGTCAAGATATGTGGTTGTATAAAGCTGTGTCTTCAGTTTTTCAATTTCAAGGACTTTGTATTTGCCATTCAGATTATTTATCAGATCGGCAAGCTTGTTAATTGAAAAAACATACTTCGTATCTGTGCGGTTCATAAATCTCACACAATCCATTGCAGCTAATCTTACTGGTTTTAGTTTTACTAAAGAATTAAATATCAGTTCGTTGCGCATAGGATTTGATCACCCTTTTAAATAAATGTTACTTAGTTGAGCTATTTGTTGCGTTATAAGTCGGATTTTGCCATCTGAATGAACCGGTCCCGTCAGGAACTCTGGAATAAGATAATTCAGCTGTCTGGGCAGGATATGATATTTCATCTATAACCGACAGATCAGGATTTGACAAAACCAGTTCCTCTCCGCCTGACGATAGTTTGAAATTTGCGTGCAATCCGGCCTGAGTAGTATCTTTATCAGCCCATATAACAAGATATCCCTTACTTTTAATTACAGTTCCTGGCGGTATCTTCCATTTTGATGTTTTGGTGTCATTATCAGATAGATAATAACCAGAAATATCTATGTCTGCCAAAGTAAGGTTGTATAGTTCAAACCAGTCATCATATTCACCATTCTGATCAGCAACAATGGTTGAGTTTACTGCCATAAGTTCATTAATAACGATATTTTTAATCACCGGATCTTTTTCTTTCTCACATGAGAAGTTTACAGTGGCAATAATGAGTATCAGAATAGATATCTTGTAAATTCTCATAATTAATTTCCGGTATGTGAGAGAGAAGTAAGGCCGAGATTCAAATCAGGTTTTGTACCTGAAATTATCAGAGCAGCTCCAAGTGCAGATGCATTTGAGATCTCGGAAGTATATACTAATTTAGACTTATATGCTTCAGCAATAAGATTGAGAAAAAGGACATTTTTAGAGAAGCCACCTGTAATATAAATTGTTGTAATATCGTCATTTTCAGGTATTACCAGGTTAATTGAATCAATAGTAAGATCGCACAACTCGTTCATTAGCTGGTGGTATGCTTCCTCAAAGGTTGAAAACTCATACATGTCAATATATTCCCTGAGTTCCCTGTAATAAAGGCCTGACTGGAAAAAATTCTTCTTAGTGCCATACTTTAATTTCAAACGGGAAGACAGTTTTATGTCTGCAACAACTTTTTTATAGTAATCATCAGGCTTACTGAAGTGTTCAGCAATACGTTTTGAAGCGGTCTCGTGAAGAAATCCCAGGAATATGCGTGAGGACTTAACAGGTTGCATAGTAATACTCATATAGCATAGGCAATCCTTATCAAGTTGTTCTGCTGTAAGTATTTCAGTATTAAATGGATTCATATTTATACACCAGGTACCTGTTGACAAAAGCAGAAATTTTCCCTTGCTCCCAAGAAAATATGGAGCAAGTGATGCAGAACTATCATGAATGCCTATACCGACTTGTAATTGCTTACCTCCTATCTCTACCTGATTCAAAGTATCCACCGGAACAGGTTCAGGCAGGTTTAGTTCCTGATTTCTCACCCAGCTGTGGTAATTCATATTATCAAAGTCCCAGAGAGCAGTATGACATCCTATTGATGTATGCTCGGAGTAGATCTTGCCAGTGATTGTATATGATAGATATTGCGGGAAATGAAGTATGTGTCTGACTTTTGAAAAGACTTCTGGTTTGTTCTTTTTAAGCCATAGCACCTGCATTCCTGAATTTAGCATTCCGAGTGCAGGCGACGCAGTCTTTCTGCAAAACTCATCCCTGCCACCATTCCTTTTATACAATCCTTCAGGGATCTTTTCTTCAATCGGTTTCAGATAGTTATAAACCGGTGTAAGCCTTTTCCCGTTTTCATCAAGATAGACTAATGTAGCACCGTATGTGGTGAAATTGACAGCTTTAAGGCTATACTTGTCAGACTTCACAAGAACAGCCAGAGAATCTTTAATCCACTTTTCAATGTGTTCAATATCATCACATTCAAAACCGTCATCGTCTAAGATCACAGGAAATTTCTGCTCAGATTCAGAAACAACCCTGAGTTCCTCATTAAAAAGGATTAACTTTTTATTTGTTTTGCCAATATCGAATATGGCAATAACTGTCTCTTTCATTTTTTATTTCCTTGCCCCCAAACCCCCTAAAGGGGGCTTTATTTTGTAAAACTTTAATATCTCTAACGTTTTCTTAAAACTTCTTTTTCGTATTTTGAAATTTCGTCAATATAATCCTGTCCTACAGGTATTTTGTTTATTAAGCAGTAATAATCATACACTGCACCAAAAGGCTTTGACTTGAGCATCTCAAGCAATGCCAGCCTTTCAAAATTCTTACCCTGTTCTTCGAACTTTACAAGGGTTTTTGTTGGTTCGAGCAGGGCATACATAAATGCCATTTGTGCCGAACGGGTACCAATAACATAAGCACCAATACGGTTAAGGCTGGCATCAAAATAATCGAGACCGATATTAACTCTGCCGAGAGCTTTGCAGCGTACTATTTCGTTAGCAATTAAAAGTAACTCCTCATTAAATGTAAGAACATGGTCACTGTCCCAGCGAACACCCCTGGTCAAATGAAGCAAGATCTCATCAACAAAATGAAGGATTGAAGAGATCTTATCTCCAACCTGTTCAGTAGGATGGAAATGGCCATTATCGAGCGTTATCATTGTATTGTTTTTTATCGCATAGCCTACATAGAAATCGTGTGAGCCAACAACCATCGATTCTGAGCCAATGCCAAAAAGTTTACTCTCAACAGAGTCTTTGAGGTATTTCTTAGGATATTTAACTGCAAATATTTCGTCAAGTGATTTCTTGAGCTGTTTGCGAAGTGTATTCCTGTCAACAGGTGTATCTTTCGAACCGTCCGGGATCCAGATATTGTGAACAGTCGGTGTTCCGAGCTGCTTGCCCATTTCTGCACCTATTGCCCTGCAGCGTTTTGTATGTTCAACCCAGAATTTTCTGATCTTTTCATCTTTACTTGAAAGAGTATAACCATCATCTGCTTTTGGATGCGAGAAGCAGGTACAGTTGAAATCAAGACCCATTTTTCTTTTCCTGGCCCAGTTGATCCAGCCCTGAAAATGTTTTACTTCGATCTGATCACGATCTACAAGTTTTCCTCCAAACTCACCATATATTGCATGCAGATTCAATCGTTGCTTTCCGGGCAGAAGCGACATTGCCTTATCAAGGTCAGCTCTCATCTGTTCAATGTTTTTAGCTTTCCCCGGGAAATTACCTGTGGCCTGGATTCCTCCGCCACCCAGAACTGAATCAGGCTTCTCATATCCGCCAACATCGTCAGTCTGCCAGCAATGTAAACTGATAGTTATTTTATCCAATTCAGCAATAACCTGGTCTGTATCCACTCCCAGTTCTGCATATTGCTCTTTTGCCAGTTTATAGGCCTTTTCGATAACCTCTTTTTTCATATATCTTGTATTTAAGTAGTACCTAATAACTTAATAACCCAATAACCTTATAACTTTATTCCATATAAAACACCTGCTCCAGTGGAATTGTTACAGGCGAATTATCAGGATTAGTTTCCATTATATCTGCCATATATTTCCACCATTTTTTAACAATCTCAGTATTGCCGAGATCCTGTGATGAGCTTTCTCCTGACTGTTCCTGGTAAGCGAAGAGTGTATTGCTCTCCTCATCAAGAAATATAGAGTAATTGCCAATACCCTCATTTTTAAGGAGTTTTACAAGTTCCGGCCAGATCTCACTATGCCTCTTCCTGTATTCTTCCTTGAAGCCCGGAAGCATCTTCATCTTAAAACCAAATCTTTTCGTTTCCATATTCTATCCGAGTTTAACAACAAACGTTGAAAGTATAAGAATCAGGATTCCAACAAGCAGTACAATTATTGTTTTTTTCTTAACACCCTTCCATTCATTTAGAAATATGCCCCAGATATTGCTGATTGCAATATTAAGAGCCATTAATATGCTCCAGCCAAATACTGCCATTCCTTCCGGAAGCTTGCTTGATCCCATTCCGAAAAAATGAAATTGCAGAAACCACAGGAAACCAGCTAGAAATGTAAAGAAAAGGTTGTTGAGAAGTACACTTCCGGAAACTGTGTAATAATCTTTGTATGTTTTATTCTTTATATTCAGGTATCCGCAATATATAAGATTAGTTACAAATCCTCCGAACAGAATGAAGATCAGCGATGGGTTCTTCTGAAAAAGAGGATTTGTTCCATGAGCCAGTGCAGCAGCCTCAATCGGTTTTCCTGATTCGAAGCCAAAATTAAAGCAGGCACTCATGATCCCTGCAAATATTGCAATAAAAATACCCTTCTTAAGAGCAAACTCCTTTACTGCGGCGCGTTTCTCCTCTTCAGTCATTTCACTGCTTTTCAGCGAACCTGCATAACCAATGACTGCAATTCCTGCAATTGTAATTGAAACGCCAACGATGGTCAGAATACCTGCTGTGGACGAGAAAAGGTTGTCGCCGGCAATAATTGGCGGTATTAAAGTACCGAAAGCAGCACACAGACCAAGAGCAATGCTTTGACCTAGTGCAACTCCCAGATATCTGATACTCAGACCAAAAGTCAATCCTCCGAATCCCCATAAAGCACCAAAAAACATTGCCATCAGTTTTGCTGACGAGGGAGCTTCATTAATAATAGGCATTAATTCTCCCTTTGGTACAAATATGAAAGCAAAGAGAACCGGAGCAATTAACCATGCTGCAACACCCTGTGTTATCCAGTATGATTCCCATGCCCATGATTTGACCTTTTTGAATGGCACATAGAAACTTGCAGCACCAATGCTTCCCAGTGCAATCAATAAAATACCTGTAATTGGATTCATGAAAATTTCATTATTTTAAGTGAACTGCAATTTATAAACTTTCAGGAATGAAATTGACATTTGCTAATTTTTTTATTCAGACATTTTTTCATAATCTTGATATAAAATTACCAAATATTTAAAAATCATGAAATCATTCAAACTCTCCCTTCTCTTTCTATGTCTGTGTACCGGTCTTTTCGCACAGGATCTGTTAGTAAAAGATCCGACTTGTGAGCACAAAAAGAATCCGGTTGGCATCGACTACAAGCAACCCAGGTTTTCATGGAAGATCGACGGCTCGGGAAATGGAATTATGCAAACAGCCTATTCCGTAAGAGTAGCAACAGATAATAAATTTTCTTCCTCCGGAAATATATGGCAATCTGGCAAAATCGAATCCGCGGAATCAGTTCTTCAGCCTTATAAAGGTCCTGCACTCAAATCTGGACAAAGGTATTTCTGGCAGGTGAAAGTCTGGGATAATAAAGGAAGGGAGTCAAAATGGAGTGAGACTGCTTTTATAGAAATGGGTTTGTTATCACCGGCTGACTGGAAAGCTAAATGGATTGAGATGGAAGGTGATACACAACGTTACAGCCCGTCACCTCACTTCAGAAAAGAGTTTGCAATGAACAAAACAATTGCCAGCGCAAGAGTTTATGTTACATCTCACGGATATTATGAGCTTCATCTGAATGGGAAAAAAGTAGGTGATCAGGTCTTAACACCGGGCTGGACTTCCTACGGAAAAAGACTTCAGTACCAGGTTTATGATGTGACAGACATGATTGTAAAAGGCAATAATGCTGTTGCAGCAGTACTTGGTGATGGCTGGTACAGGGGAACTCTGG
Proteins encoded in this region:
- a CDS encoding polyphosphate polymerase domain-containing protein, translating into MRNELIFNSLVKLKPVRLAAMDCVRFMNRTDTKYVFSINKLADLINNLNGKYKVLEIEKLKTQLYTTTYLDTPDFLFYYQHVNGHLERHKIRFRTYESTGESFLEVKTKTNKNRTIKNRLNFNSVSESFDEISGSFIREHSSVDPSVLKPVLINRFTRTTLISFATIERITLDFDLSFTDIETGNRVEMPYIAIAELKKEGHSASSPFNDNLKNMGIHPTGFSKYCIGSAILNDSLRKNRLKPKLLKLNKIEDESISSGGI
- a CDS encoding lamin tail domain-containing protein, yielding MRIYKISILILIIATVNFSCEKEKDPVIKNIVINELMAVNSTIVADQNGEYDDWFELYNLTLADIDISGYYLSDNDTKTSKWKIPPGTVIKSKGYLVIWADKDTTQAGLHANFKLSSGGEELVLSNPDLSVIDEISYPAQTAELSYSRVPDGTGSFRWQNPTYNATNSSTK
- a CDS encoding carbohydrate kinase, whose product is MKETVIAIFDIGKTNKKLILFNEELRVVSESEQKFPVILDDDGFECDDIEHIEKWIKDSLAVLVKSDKYSLKAVNFTTYGATLVYLDENGKRLTPVYNYLKPIEEKIPEGLYKRNGGRDEFCRKTASPALGMLNSGMQVLWLKKNKPEVFSKVRHILHFPQYLSYTITGKIYSEHTSIGCHTALWDFDNMNYHSWVRNQELNLPEPVPVDTLNQVEIGGKQLQVGIGIHDSSASLAPYFLGSKGKFLLLSTGTWCINMNPFNTEILTAEQLDKDCLCYMSITMQPVKSSRIFLGFLHETASKRIAEHFSKPDDYYKKVVADIKLSSRLKLKYGTKKNFFQSGLYYRELREYIDMYEFSTFEEAYHQLMNELCDLTIDSINLVIPENDDITTIYITGGFSKNVLFLNLIAEAYKSKLVYTSEISNASALGAALIISGTKPDLNLGLTSLSHTGN
- a CDS encoding L-rhamnose isomerase, yielding MKKEVIEKAYKLAKEQYAELGVDTDQVIAELDKITISLHCWQTDDVGGYEKPDSVLGGGGIQATGNFPGKAKNIEQMRADLDKAMSLLPGKQRLNLHAIYGEFGGKLVDRDQIEVKHFQGWINWARKRKMGLDFNCTCFSHPKADDGYTLSSKDEKIRKFWVEHTKRCRAIGAEMGKQLGTPTVHNIWIPDGSKDTPVDRNTLRKQLKKSLDEIFAVKYPKKYLKDSVESKLFGIGSESMVVGSHDFYVGYAIKNNTMITLDNGHFHPTEQVGDKISSILHFVDEILLHLTRGVRWDSDHVLTFNEELLLIANEIVRCKALGRVNIGLDYFDASLNRIGAYVIGTRSAQMAFMYALLEPTKTLVKFEEQGKNFERLALLEMLKSKPFGAVYDYYCLINKIPVGQDYIDEISKYEKEVLRKR
- the rhaM gene encoding L-rhamnose mutarotase; translation: METKRFGFKMKMLPGFKEEYRKRHSEIWPELVKLLKNEGIGNYSIFLDEESNTLFAYQEQSGESSSQDLGNTEIVKKWWKYMADIMETNPDNSPVTIPLEQVFYME
- the rhaT gene encoding L-rhamnose/proton symporter RhaT, with amino-acid sequence MNPITGILLIALGSIGAASFYVPFKKVKSWAWESYWITQGVAAWLIAPVLFAFIFVPKGELMPIINEAPSSAKLMAMFFGALWGFGGLTFGLSIRYLGVALGQSIALGLCAAFGTLIPPIIAGDNLFSSTAGILTIVGVSITIAGIAVIGYAGSLKSSEMTEEEKRAAVKEFALKKGIFIAIFAGIMSACFNFGFESGKPIEAAALAHGTNPLFQKNPSLIFILFGGFVTNLIYCGYLNIKNKTYKDYYTVSGSVLLNNLFFTFLAGFLWFLQFHFFGMGSSKLPEGMAVFGWSILMALNIAISNIWGIFLNEWKGVKKKTIIVLLVGILILILSTFVVKLG